From Paenarthrobacter sp. A20:
GAGGCCGGCCACTTCTACCAGGCCACCGCGTTCGACCGACAAGGCGTGCGCCGCCGTCGTCACCTGATCCTGCAGGGACGCGACGTCAAAGCCATTGAGGACGACGTCCTGGACGCCGGGATGCTCGCCGACAACGACTCCCTTCAGGGCGAAGGCGCGTTGCTGGCTGCGCTGAACTCCAAGCGCACCGGTCGTATGTCCGACATCGTCGGAACCATCCAATCCGAGCAGGACCGGATCATCCGTTCCTCCATCTCGGGTGCGCTCGTGGTCCAGGGCGGTCCCGGAACCGGCAAGACCGCTGTGGCCCTGCACCGTGCGGCCTACCTGCTGTATACCCACCGCGATCGCCTCAAGAGTGCCGGCGTTCTCCTCGTTGGACCGTCGTCGTCCTTCATGCACTACATCGAACGTGTGCTGCCCTCGCTCGGTGAAACAGGCGTGGTCATGGCAAGCCTGGGGCGCCTCATGCCCGGAATCCACGCCGTACCGGAGGAAGACGCCGACGTCGCCGCTCTCAAGGGCAAGCTGGATATGGCCAAGGTGGTGGCCAACGCCGTCGCGAACCGCCAGCGGACACCGGCCGAGGACCGCATCCTCGAAGTTGATTCCCGCAAGCTGACACTGACCGTCCGTCAGGTTCGCCGTGCCCGTGAGAAGGCCCGCGCTACCGGCAAGCCGCACAACGAAGCCCGCCTGACGTTCGTCAAGATCCTGTTGCGAGAACTCACGGAACAGCTGACGGACCTTGTGGAGGAATCGAACATCGGCAACAACGCCGATCGCGCCTACTTGGCCGAAGATGTCAGGTCTGCACGGGACGTGCGCATCATGCTTAATCTTTGCTGGATGCCGATGACCCCGGAAAAGCTCATCTCCGAGCTCTTCAGCAAGCCGGCCATCCTTGAAGCTTGCACGCCGCACCTCACGCCCGGACAACGTGCGCTGCTGCAGCGCCCTGTAGACGCTCCGTGGACGGAAGCCGACGTCCCGCTGTTGGATGAGGCTGCCGAACTGCTGGGTGAGCTGGATCCGGCTGCGGGCAGGGGACTGGCCCAGCAGGAAGCGGATCGCGCCCGCGACGTCGCCAATGCAAAGCAGACTTTGGCGAACATGGAAGCAATGGGCGTCGACGTTCTTGTGTCGGCTGAGGAGCTCGCCGACCAGAATCAGGAACGTGAAGGACGCCTGACGGCGGCCGAGCGTGCCACCAGCGACCGTTCATGGGCCTTTGGCCACATCGTGGTTGACGAGGCCCAGGAACTATCACCCATGCAGTGGCGGCTCCTGGTGCGGCGCTGCCCGCTGAAGTCCTTCACCATCGTGGGTGACATTGCCCAAACCAGTGCCGCCGCTGGTGCTAATTCGTGGCAAAGCGCCTTGGCGCCGTCGTTCGGTGACCGCTGGACGCTCGAAGAACTCACCGTCAACTACCGCACGCCGTCCCAGATCGCAGAGGCCGCGGTCCGCATGGCCAACCGTGCCGGCCTCGTTGTCTCGGCGCCCAAGGCCGTACGCGAAGGTAAATGGTCACCCATCGTGGACCACGTGGAGGCAGATGGCATTGTGAAGCGCCTGGTTGAAATCCTGCCGGAGGAAGTCGAAGCGATCGACGGCGGCCTGCTGGCTGTCATCGCCGACGGACCGTTGCTGCCCCAGGCCACAGCGGCACTGCGGGAGGTCTACGGCCGCCGGATCGG
This genomic window contains:
- a CDS encoding ATP-binding domain-containing protein, producing the protein MHDADLVHEQEYVAGLYARLDELRAEKRAQLAQVRRAGAVGTMQNVSERDAFAALYEDRLAQLDAVDDRLVFGRLDLDSGEAQYIGRIGLSTADLQRLMVDWRAPEAGHFYQATAFDRQGVRRRRHLILQGRDVKAIEDDVLDAGMLADNDSLQGEGALLAALNSKRTGRMSDIVGTIQSEQDRIIRSSISGALVVQGGPGTGKTAVALHRAAYLLYTHRDRLKSAGVLLVGPSSSFMHYIERVLPSLGETGVVMASLGRLMPGIHAVPEEDADVAALKGKLDMAKVVANAVANRQRTPAEDRILEVDSRKLTLTVRQVRRAREKARATGKPHNEARLTFVKILLRELTEQLTDLVEESNIGNNADRAYLAEDVRSARDVRIMLNLCWMPMTPEKLISELFSKPAILEACTPHLTPGQRALLQRPVDAPWTEADVPLLDEAAELLGELDPAAGRGLAQQEADRARDVANAKQTLANMEAMGVDVLVSAEELADQNQEREGRLTAAERATSDRSWAFGHIVVDEAQELSPMQWRLLVRRCPLKSFTIVGDIAQTSAAAGANSWQSALAPSFGDRWTLEELTVNYRTPSQIAEAAVRMANRAGLVVSAPKAVREGKWSPIVDHVEADGIVKRLVEILPEEVEAIDGGLLAVIADGPLLPQATAALREVYGRRIGAGAGSYEQDIVVISPKEAKGLEFDGVVVLEPAAMLNHDHGKVGDLYVAMTRATQRLRLIAAAPVPAGIER